One region of Halohasta litchfieldiae genomic DNA includes:
- a CDS encoding metallophosphoesterase family protein, translating to MTEFSGAIDALHDRVTAADWDEIYIVGDPHGCRAELEALCEKLGVTEQDLVVFVGDLVRKGPDSKGVVDLVRNAPNMLTVRGNNEEKLLRGEKTIPELTDEDLEWIASLPVVISLPETLVVHGGIDPRKPNADHDVDDLQNTRSMVPGGSYDPPYWFEQYEGPERVFFGHTVLEAPIIREHAVGLDTGCVYGGELTAYNWRTDELTAVASGETFVDRRDEKFIDPGQSTEPDHHASNR from the coding sequence ATGACTGAATTCTCCGGGGCTATTGACGCGCTTCATGATCGTGTTACTGCGGCCGACTGGGACGAGATTTACATCGTCGGCGACCCACATGGCTGCCGTGCCGAACTCGAAGCACTCTGTGAGAAACTCGGCGTAACCGAGCAGGATCTCGTGGTGTTTGTCGGCGATCTCGTTCGCAAAGGACCCGATAGCAAGGGCGTCGTCGATCTCGTTCGAAACGCGCCGAACATGCTGACTGTGCGTGGAAACAACGAGGAAAAACTGCTCCGTGGCGAGAAAACGATCCCCGAACTCACCGACGAGGATCTGGAGTGGATCGCCTCGCTGCCGGTGGTCATCTCGCTGCCCGAGACGCTCGTCGTCCACGGCGGGATCGATCCACGGAAACCCAACGCCGACCACGATGTCGACGATCTACAAAACACGCGGTCGATGGTGCCCGGCGGGAGCTACGACCCACCCTACTGGTTCGAGCAGTACGAGGGTCCCGAACGCGTCTTTTTCGGCCACACCGTCCTCGAAGCGCCGATCATCCGGGAGCATGCGGTCGGCCTCGACACCGGCTGTGTGTACGGTGGGGAACTCACCGCCTACAACTGGCGAACTGACGAACTCACCGCTGTGGCTTCGGGTGAGACGTTCGTCGACCGGCGAGATGAGAAGTTCATCGACCCAGGTCAGTCGACCGAACCGGACCACCACGCATCTAACCGATGA